In a genomic window of Glaciimonas sp. PCH181:
- a CDS encoding DUF535 family protein, producing the protein MSLISKVPFRSLLFTTSVITRNILQRRSILRLRTWRRAILLLVNGRQHVQLIRILSHPQSAQLMLNNPEMSYKYLRNYISFDISTKNSLAILIGHYSYLQKHFKEDFLNLVYHRPIPLWSKTINDVTFEIAMDFPHTIDYEGDLCLVFKKDQVSIYRIIFVIANGNSFQLEDDNVIFLSSVQGMRDFEGVKLATKLCHDIQPAHLLMAALSGVGKALGFDTIVSIGNKNQISQGVKFYFSYDKFFDNYGDRVPDTNFYKIPLPYKEKPLDFIENHHRKRTQKKRQFKNDIRDEVALAMVQFFVKEVDEKITIKEAAKNMLTTSYIGDGYS; encoded by the coding sequence ATGTCGCTCATTTCAAAGGTTCCGTTTAGATCGCTTCTTTTTACGACCTCCGTGATAACGCGCAATATTTTGCAGAGGAGATCAATCTTAAGATTGAGGACATGGCGCAGGGCAATCCTATTACTTGTTAATGGCAGGCAGCACGTGCAGTTGATCCGCATCCTTAGTCATCCGCAATCTGCGCAATTAATGCTGAATAATCCCGAGATGTCTTATAAATATTTGCGGAATTACATTTCCTTTGATATCTCTACAAAGAATAGTCTGGCGATATTAATCGGACATTATTCTTATCTGCAAAAGCATTTCAAAGAGGATTTTTTGAATCTTGTCTATCATCGTCCGATTCCGCTCTGGTCAAAAACTATCAACGATGTGACTTTTGAAATAGCGATGGATTTTCCGCATACGATCGATTACGAAGGGGATTTATGTCTGGTATTCAAAAAAGATCAGGTCAGTATTTATCGGATCATTTTTGTTATAGCGAATGGCAATTCATTTCAGCTTGAGGACGATAACGTCATCTTTCTTTCCAGTGTTCAGGGAATGCGTGATTTTGAAGGTGTGAAACTAGCGACAAAGCTTTGCCATGATATTCAGCCCGCACATTTATTGATGGCTGCGCTGAGTGGTGTAGGAAAGGCGCTTGGTTTTGACACGATTGTGAGTATTGGGAATAAAAACCAGATTTCGCAGGGGGTGAAATTCTATTTTTCTTACGATAAGTTTTTTGATAATTATGGTGATCGTGTTCCCGATACAAATTTTTATAAGATTCCGCTTCCTTATAAAGAAAAACCGTTAGATTTCATTGAAAACCACCACCGCAAGAGAACACAAAAAAAGCGTCAATTTAAAAATGACATCAGAGATGAGGTCGCGCTAGCAATGGTCCAATTTTTTGTGAAAGAAGTTGATGAAAAAATAACTATTAAAGAGGCGGCAAAAAATATGCTGACCACTTCTTACATCGGCGATGGTTATAGCTGA
- a CDS encoding glycosyltransferase family 1 protein — MRSLVITAHDYRSRRKVNMHFIAAELKKYGETSFFSCQYSFLSQLKSDPRSALNHLANKVEVHDGVRCFLWKTFIHPINLRKNILFPVEKFLFSRYVAFPSPVLVEWIKQADIVFFESGIAPIFFDLVQRLNPLAKTVYIASDDLDTINVASYVKSVFARVAFKMDALCLTSRLMAEGMPGVENCYVIPHGFDFSVEEHADPSPYDAGLHAVSVGSMLFDPLFFVMASRLFPEVTFHIIGCGRGAHPGYEKNVIVHEEMRHQTTLPYIKHAAIGIAPYRSEEVPRYLSDTSMKLMQYDFFKLPAVCPASVVGDYTSRFGYIPGNADSIAHAMRAALSAPRLAPKRTPLRWSEVVERMLAPETFSDTGLVP, encoded by the coding sequence ATGCGATCTTTGGTGATTACTGCCCATGATTACCGATCACGGCGCAAGGTCAACATGCATTTCATTGCGGCCGAGTTAAAAAAATATGGGGAGACCAGTTTTTTTTCTTGCCAGTATAGTTTTCTGTCGCAGTTGAAATCTGATCCCAGAAGCGCGTTAAATCATCTCGCCAATAAAGTTGAGGTACACGATGGCGTACGTTGTTTTCTCTGGAAGACATTCATCCATCCGATTAATTTGCGTAAGAATATTTTGTTTCCGGTCGAAAAGTTTCTATTCAGTCGCTATGTCGCTTTTCCCAGTCCAGTGTTGGTGGAATGGATAAAACAAGCCGATATCGTGTTTTTTGAAAGCGGTATTGCGCCGATTTTCTTCGATCTTGTCCAACGTCTCAATCCACTGGCAAAAACGGTCTACATTGCGTCGGATGATCTTGATACGATCAATGTCGCATCGTATGTAAAGTCTGTGTTTGCGCGGGTCGCTTTTAAGATGGATGCGCTTTGCCTGACATCGCGCCTGATGGCGGAGGGTATGCCGGGGGTAGAAAACTGTTATGTGATTCCGCACGGTTTCGATTTTTCGGTGGAAGAGCACGCTGATCCATCGCCTTACGACGCAGGTTTACATGCGGTATCGGTTGGGTCGATGTTGTTTGATCCACTTTTTTTTGTGATGGCGTCCAGACTTTTCCCTGAGGTCACGTTTCACATTATCGGATGCGGCAGGGGCGCGCATCCGGGCTATGAAAAAAATGTGATAGTGCATGAGGAAATGCGCCATCAGACCACGCTGCCTTACATCAAGCACGCAGCGATCGGCATCGCGCCATACCGTTCCGAAGAAGTACCGCGCTATCTCTCCGATACGTCGATGAAGTTAATGCAATACGATTTTTTTAAATTGCCTGCGGTCTGTCCGGCTAGCGTTGTGGGCGACTACACTTCGCGCTTTGGGTATATACCGGGCAATGCCGACTCCATCGCGCATGCCATGCGGGCGGCCCTGTCTGCGCCAAGGCTCGCGCCGAAGAGAACGCCGTTGCGCTGGTCGGAAGTGGTGGAGCGGATGCTGGCCCCAGAAACATTTTCGGATACCGGGCTTGTGCCATGA
- a CDS encoding LysR family transcriptional regulator, which yields MIRNLKTFIAAANAASFSVAGDKVGLSQSAVSAQIKRLEDEFHCELFDRSAKSVSLSPAACNLLPLALEIVALYEKMKVTAGSLDFGGSIQIGAITSVQNQLLGDALQRLKKQYPRVIVNIVPGMSLHIMAKIDACEIDMGIIIRPTHISKDHSWETILREPYGIIAPLNSTHTKLTDLIREHQFIRYNRFSTGGRQVDQYLRRRRIAVNEGLEFDEPSVIIKMVERGLGMSIVPLWLVMDGSALKVRVLSLGTSVFYREIGILEHQRSLNNPLSPFLHHALREASKDVEQRLLEAGLLFT from the coding sequence ATGATTCGAAATCTGAAAACATTTATAGCTGCAGCCAACGCCGCATCCTTCTCGGTTGCAGGTGACAAAGTTGGCCTGAGTCAGTCCGCCGTCAGTGCGCAGATCAAGCGACTTGAGGATGAATTTCACTGCGAATTGTTTGATCGCTCTGCAAAATCGGTGAGTCTGAGTCCAGCAGCGTGCAATCTACTGCCTCTGGCGCTTGAAATCGTAGCGCTATACGAAAAAATGAAGGTCACCGCAGGCTCGCTCGATTTTGGCGGCAGCATCCAGATCGGTGCCATCACCAGCGTGCAAAATCAGCTATTAGGCGATGCACTACAAAGGCTAAAAAAACAATATCCACGCGTCATAGTCAACATCGTCCCGGGAATGTCATTGCATATCATGGCAAAAATTGATGCGTGTGAAATTGACATGGGAATCATAATTCGCCCAACGCACATTTCAAAAGATCATAGCTGGGAGACGATACTCCGCGAGCCCTACGGCATCATTGCCCCGTTAAATTCGACCCACACAAAGCTGACGGACCTGATTCGCGAGCATCAATTTATTCGATACAACCGCTTTTCTACCGGCGGCCGCCAAGTCGATCAATACCTCCGGCGGCGGCGCATCGCGGTCAATGAAGGGTTGGAGTTCGACGAGCCGTCCGTCATCATCAAAATGGTAGAGCGAGGGCTAGGTATGTCAATCGTTCCCCTATGGCTGGTCATGGACGGCAGCGCCCTCAAAGTGCGGGTACTCTCTTTGGGAACGAGCGTTTTCTACCGCGAAATTGGAATACTTGAGCATCAACGTTCGCTGAATAACCCACTCTCGCCGTTCTTGCATCATGCTTTGCGTGAAGCATCAAAAGACGTCGAGCAAAGACTACTGGAGGCTGGACTATTGTTTACATGA
- a CDS encoding VOC family protein: MASNNIPPFHLAFPVNDLAAARTFYGELLECPEGRSSDAWIDFNFFGHQIVAHLAPAETAKAVTGDVDGKQVPVRHFGAVLPMEQWEKLAAKLTAEKIEFVIEPYIRFKGETGEQATMFFYDPSGNAIEFKAFGDINQLFAK; this comes from the coding sequence ATGGCTAGCAATAACATTCCGCCGTTCCATCTTGCCTTTCCTGTCAACGATTTGGCTGCAGCGCGCACGTTTTACGGTGAATTACTTGAATGCCCCGAGGGACGTAGTTCGGATGCCTGGATAGATTTTAATTTTTTCGGCCATCAGATCGTGGCGCATCTTGCACCGGCAGAAACCGCAAAAGCAGTCACCGGCGACGTCGATGGGAAACAGGTGCCGGTCCGTCATTTCGGAGCGGTGCTTCCTATGGAGCAGTGGGAAAAACTTGCCGCCAAACTAACGGCAGAAAAGATTGAATTCGTGATCGAACCGTATATTCGCTTTAAGGGCGAGACAGGTGAGCAAGCAACGATGTTTTTTTATGACCCGTCCGGTAATGCGATTGAATTTAAGGCGTTCGGGGACATTAACCAATTATTCGCAAAATAA
- a CDS encoding DUF899 family protein: protein MDHQQNLTPASELAKKNIVRFPNESYEYRLAREALLAEEIDLRRHIERVAEQRRALPPGGIVPKEYQFVGEDGPVVFSDLFGDKETLAIYSYMYGAQREQPCPMCTSLLSAWDGEAADVAQRIALVVVARSPIERLIAFKKQRGWQHLRLFSDIRGDYTRAYVHAEDANIPAFNVFTRRDGAIRHFWSGEMGFQTADPGPDPRGAPDLMPLWTILDSTPEGRGGNWYPKLHYPA from the coding sequence ATGGATCACCAGCAAAACCTGACGCCAGCATCCGAATTAGCCAAAAAGAACATAGTACGTTTCCCCAATGAAAGCTACGAATACCGACTTGCGCGCGAGGCGCTGCTGGCCGAGGAAATCGATCTGCGACGCCACATCGAACGCGTGGCTGAGCAACGCCGCGCTTTGCCGCCGGGCGGCATCGTTCCCAAGGAGTATCAATTTGTGGGTGAAGACGGTCCTGTAGTATTTTCCGATTTATTTGGCGACAAAGAGACCCTCGCGATCTATAGCTATATGTATGGTGCTCAGCGCGAACAGCCTTGTCCGATGTGTACTTCGTTGCTCTCTGCATGGGATGGCGAGGCGGCTGATGTAGCGCAGCGTATTGCGTTGGTGGTGGTGGCGCGTTCGCCAATTGAACGCCTGATCGCATTCAAGAAGCAGCGCGGCTGGCAACATCTGAGGCTTTTTTCTGATATTCGCGGGGATTACACCCGTGCATATGTGCATGCCGAGGACGCCAATATTCCGGCTTTCAATGTGTTCACCCGGCGCGATGGTGCGATTCGCCATTTCTGGAGCGGGGAGATGGGTTTTCAGACTGCCGATCCCGGCCCGGATCCACGCGGTGCACCTGATTTAATGCCGCTCTGGACTATTCTCGATAGC